The Pristiophorus japonicus isolate sPriJap1 chromosome 3, sPriJap1.hap1, whole genome shotgun sequence genome has a segment encoding these proteins:
- the LOC139259546 gene encoding heparan sulfate glucosamine 3-O-sulfotransferase 1-like, which translates to MACLLVGALLLVAQTDRVHSGSSPQREGTLLQSLRYRGGLEGNETEPNSPQPQSSITSQMIPQTIIIGVRKGGTRALLEMLDIHPDIVVAATEVHFFDWDENYVKGLEWYRKLMPFSSPYQITIEKTPGYFTSIKAPERIHDMNSSTKLLLILRDPTERVISDYTQVYYNRLENHKPVQPIEEMVIKNGALNTKYKAIQRSLYDVHMSNWLRYFPLDQIHIVDGGTLIRNPLEELQKVETFLNIPARIMTSNFYFNQTKGFYCLRSDGKERCLHESKGRPHPVVNSTVLEELHGYFREHNERFFSMVKQSFNWH; encoded by the coding sequence ATGGCCTGCTTACTGGTGGGGGCTCTCCTTTTGGTAGCCCAAACAGATAGGGTGCACTCAGGAAGTTCTCCGCAGAGAGAAGGAACACTGCTTCAGTCATTAAGATACCGTGGTGGATTAGAAGGCAATGAAACAGAACCTAACTCACCACAGCCACAGTCTTCCATTACAAGCCAAATGATTCCACAGACCATCATTATTGGTGTGCGCAAGGGAGGGACCAGGGCTCTGTTGGAAATGTTGGACATTCACCCTGATATTGTGGTTGCTGCCACGGAAGTCCACTTCTTTGACTGGGATGAGAACTATGTAAAAGGCTTAGAATGGTACAGGAAGCTGATGCCTTTCTCTTCTCCATACCAAATCACTATTGAGAAAACCCCAGGCTATTTCACATCTATTAAGGCTCCAGAAAGGATCCATGATATGAACAGTTCTACCAAATTGCTGTTGATTCTGAGGGACCCTACAGAGAGAGTGATCTCGGACTACACCCAGGTATACTACAACCGGTTGGAAAACCACAAGCCTGTCCAACCCATAGAAGAAATGGTAATTAAAAATGGAGCACTAAATACGAAATACAAAGCTATTCAGAGAAGTCTGTATGACGTCCACATGAGTAACTGGCTAAGGTACTTTCCACTGGATCAAATACATATAGTCGATGGCGGTACACTTATAAGGAACCCTCTGGAAGAATTACAGAAAGTGGAAACATTTCTTAACATTCCTGCTAGGATAATGACTTCAAATTTCTATTTTAATCAAACCAAGGGTTTCTATTGTCTTCGAAGTGATGGCAAAGAAAGATGTTTACATGAATCTAAGGGCCGCCCCCATCCAGTTGTGAATAGTACTGTACTGGAGGAGCTACATGGTTACTTTAGAGAACACAATGAGAGATTTTTCAGTATGGTCAAACAATCCTTTAACTGGCATTAA